A stretch of Telopea speciosissima isolate NSW1024214 ecotype Mountain lineage chromosome 11, Tspe_v1, whole genome shotgun sequence DNA encodes these proteins:
- the LOC122646787 gene encoding protein HAIKU1-like isoform X2 codes for MENSNLSRNRHGEHLGVNKMGKNIKKSPLHQPNFANAKPQPQPQVYNISKNDFRSIVQQLTGSPSQDPSPRLPNPSKPPSMRLQKIRPPPLTPIYRPPIPPAPAPFNNSFVRPGQIGQPSVSPMPTLAPGDQVWAANTAESPISAYMRYLQNSIIDSSPRQTQQLQPQLQAHPAHAQLQAQAQAHAHAQAHAQAQAQAQPRLQGQVPIQPSSSGLLPTPPTYPYPGAPAFPSPRGNAAALLPSPTSQFLLPSPSFFSNLLSPRSPRSPYPLISPTFQYPPPLTPNFAYTPTSQSGILGPGPQPPLSPGIFFPSSPSGFFPFPSPRWRDQ; via the exons ATGGAGAATTCGAATTTATCGAGGAATAGGCATGGGGAGCATCTGGGTGTCAACAAAATGGGGAAGAACATCAAGAAGAGTCCTTTGCATCAACCTAATTTCGCAAACGCAAAGCCACAGCCACAACCTCAAGTTTACAACATAAGCAAGAACGATTTCCGGAGCATCGTTCAACAGTTGACTGGCTCTCCTTCACAAGACCCTTCACCACGACTGCCGAATCCGTCTAAACCTCCAAGTATGAGGTTGCAGAAGATCCGTCCTCCTCCGTTGACGCCAATCTACCGACCCCCGATTCCTCCTGCACCTGCTCCTTTTAACAACAGTTTTGTTAGACCTGGTCAGATTGGTCAACCATCGGTGTCTCCAATGCCGACACTGGCCCCTGGTGACCAAGTTTGGGCCGCAAACACAGCTGAGTCCCCAATCTCGGCTTACATGAGATACCTTCAGAATTCTATCATCGACTCAAGTCCAAGGCAAACACAACAACTTCAGCCTCAACTTCAAGCTCATCCGGCACATGCCCAATTACAAGCACAAGCACAAGcacat GCTCACGCTCAAGCTCATGCTCAAGCTCAAGCTCAAGCTCAACCTCGGTTACAGGGTCAAGTGCCAATTCAGCCATCATCCTCGGGTTTACTTCCGACACCGCCGACTTACCCATATCCGGGAGCTCCTGCTTTCCCTTCTCCACGAGGGAATGCCGCTGCACTTTTGCCTTCTCCTACTTCTCAGTTCCTCTTGCCGTCTCCAAGCTTTTTTTCGAATCTGTTGTCTCCTAGGTCTCCTCGGTCTCCTTATCCTTTGATTTCGCCTACTTTTCAGTACCCTCCACCTCTGACTCCTAATTTTGCATACACTCCCACTTCGCAGTCAGGGATTTTGGGTCCTGGGCCACAACCTCCGCTCTCTCCTGGCATTTTTTTCCCATCCTCCCCTTCTGGGTTTTTCCCCTTCCCAAGTCCTAGATGGAGAGATCAATAA
- the LOC122646787 gene encoding protein HAIKU1-like isoform X1: protein MENSNLSRNRHGEHLGVNKMGKNIKKSPLHQPNFANAKPQPQPQVYNISKNDFRSIVQQLTGSPSQDPSPRLPNPSKPPSMRLQKIRPPPLTPIYRPPIPPAPAPFNNSFVRPGQIGQPSVSPMPTLAPGDQVWAANTAESPISAYMRYLQNSIIDSSPRQTQQLQPQLQAHPAQAQAQAQAQAQAQAHAQAHAQAQAQAQPRLQGQVPIQPSSSGLLPTPPTYPYPGAPAFPSPRGNAAALLPSPTSQFLLPSPSFFSNLLSPRSPRSPYPLISPTFQYPPPLTPNFAYTPTSQSGILGPGPQPPLSPGIFFPSSPSGFFPFPSPRWRDQ, encoded by the exons ATGGAGAATTCGAATTTATCGAGGAATAGGCATGGGGAGCATCTGGGTGTCAACAAAATGGGGAAGAACATCAAGAAGAGTCCTTTGCATCAACCTAATTTCGCAAACGCAAAGCCACAGCCACAACCTCAAGTTTACAACATAAGCAAGAACGATTTCCGGAGCATCGTTCAACAGTTGACTGGCTCTCCTTCACAAGACCCTTCACCACGACTGCCGAATCCGTCTAAACCTCCAAGTATGAGGTTGCAGAAGATCCGTCCTCCTCCGTTGACGCCAATCTACCGACCCCCGATTCCTCCTGCACCTGCTCCTTTTAACAACAGTTTTGTTAGACCTGGTCAGATTGGTCAACCATCGGTGTCTCCAATGCCGACACTGGCCCCTGGTGACCAAGTTTGGGCCGCAAACACAGCTGAGTCCCCAATCTCGGCTTACATGAGATACCTTCAGAATTCTATCATCGACTCAAGTCCAAGGCAAACACAACAACTTCAGCCTCAACTTCAAGCTCATCC agctCAAGCCCAAGCTCAAGCTCAAGCTCAAGCTCAAGCTCAAGCTCACGCTCAAGCTCATGCTCAAGCTCAAGCTCAAGCTCAACCTCGGTTACAGGGTCAAGTGCCAATTCAGCCATCATCCTCGGGTTTACTTCCGACACCGCCGACTTACCCATATCCGGGAGCTCCTGCTTTCCCTTCTCCACGAGGGAATGCCGCTGCACTTTTGCCTTCTCCTACTTCTCAGTTCCTCTTGCCGTCTCCAAGCTTTTTTTCGAATCTGTTGTCTCCTAGGTCTCCTCGGTCTCCTTATCCTTTGATTTCGCCTACTTTTCAGTACCCTCCACCTCTGACTCCTAATTTTGCATACACTCCCACTTCGCAGTCAGGGATTTTGGGTCCTGGGCCACAACCTCCGCTCTCTCCTGGCATTTTTTTCCCATCCTCCCCTTCTGGGTTTTTCCCCTTCCCAAGTCCTAGATGGAGAGATCAATAA
- the LOC122646787 gene encoding protein HAIKU1-like isoform X3, which produces MENSNLSRNRHGEHLGVNKMGKNIKKSPLHQPNFANAKPQPQPQVYNISKNDFRSIVQQLTGSPSQDPSPRLPNPSKPPSMRLQKIRPPPLTPIYRPPIPPAPAPFNNSFVRPGQIGQPSVSPMPTLAPGDQVWAANTAESPISAYMRYLQNSIIDSSPRQTQQLQPQLQAHPAHAQLQAQAQAHQFQSQAQAQPRLQGQVPIQPSSSGLLPTPPTYPYPGAPAFPSPRGNAAALLPSPTSQFLLPSPSFFSNLLSPRSPRSPYPLISPTFQYPPPLTPNFAYTPTSQSGILGPGPQPPLSPGIFFPSSPSGFFPFPSPRWRDQ; this is translated from the exons ATGGAGAATTCGAATTTATCGAGGAATAGGCATGGGGAGCATCTGGGTGTCAACAAAATGGGGAAGAACATCAAGAAGAGTCCTTTGCATCAACCTAATTTCGCAAACGCAAAGCCACAGCCACAACCTCAAGTTTACAACATAAGCAAGAACGATTTCCGGAGCATCGTTCAACAGTTGACTGGCTCTCCTTCACAAGACCCTTCACCACGACTGCCGAATCCGTCTAAACCTCCAAGTATGAGGTTGCAGAAGATCCGTCCTCCTCCGTTGACGCCAATCTACCGACCCCCGATTCCTCCTGCACCTGCTCCTTTTAACAACAGTTTTGTTAGACCTGGTCAGATTGGTCAACCATCGGTGTCTCCAATGCCGACACTGGCCCCTGGTGACCAAGTTTGGGCCGCAAACACAGCTGAGTCCCCAATCTCGGCTTACATGAGATACCTTCAGAATTCTATCATCGACTCAAGTCCAAGGCAAACACAACAACTTCAGCCTCAACTTCAAGCTCATCCGGCACATGCCCAATTACAAGCACAAGCACAAGcacatcaatttcaat CTCAAGCTCAAGCTCAACCTCGGTTACAGGGTCAAGTGCCAATTCAGCCATCATCCTCGGGTTTACTTCCGACACCGCCGACTTACCCATATCCGGGAGCTCCTGCTTTCCCTTCTCCACGAGGGAATGCCGCTGCACTTTTGCCTTCTCCTACTTCTCAGTTCCTCTTGCCGTCTCCAAGCTTTTTTTCGAATCTGTTGTCTCCTAGGTCTCCTCGGTCTCCTTATCCTTTGATTTCGCCTACTTTTCAGTACCCTCCACCTCTGACTCCTAATTTTGCATACACTCCCACTTCGCAGTCAGGGATTTTGGGTCCTGGGCCACAACCTCCGCTCTCTCCTGGCATTTTTTTCCCATCCTCCCCTTCTGGGTTTTTCCCCTTCCCAAGTCCTAGATGGAGAGATCAATAA